CCGCCCCGGGCCGGCCGATGCTGGAGGTCTCCGGCCTGGTCGTCGACGACGACCGGCAGGTCCGCGCGGTGGACGGCGTCGACCTGACCGTACGCGCCGGTGAGGTGCTCGGCGTGGCGGGTGTGCAGGGCAACGGCCAGACCGAGCTGATCGAGGCGGTGATGGGCCTGCGGCCGGTGCTCGCCGGCACGATCAGCCTGGACGGGCAACCGGTCGCCGGCTGGTCGACCAAGAAGGTGCTCCGCGCCGGGGTCGGCTACGTGCCGGAGGACCGCAGCGTCGACGGGCTGGTCAAGGAGTTCACCGTCGCCGAGAACCTGGTGCTGGACATCTACGACCAGCCGCCGTTCGGCCGGGGGCTGGCGCTGCGGCCGGAGGCGATCGCCAGCTCGGCCAAGGAACGGATCGACCAGTTCGACGTGCGTACCTCCTCGGCCGACGCGCCGGTGGGCACCCTCTCCGGCGGCAACCAACAGAAGGTGATCGTCGCCCGGGAGCTGTCCCGCCCGTTGAAGCTCTTCATCGCCGCCCAGCCGACCCGGGGCGTCGACGTCGGCTCGATCGAGTTCATCCACAGCCGGGTCATCCGGGAACGCGACGTCGGCACCGCCGTACTGGTGGTCTCCAGCGAGCTGGACGAGGTGATCGGGTTGGCCGACCGGATCGCGGTGATGTACCGCGGCCGGATCATCGGCGTGGTCGGCCCGGACACCCCCCGTGAGGAGATCGGCCTGCTGATGGCCGGCATCACCCCCGACACCACCGGGACCAGCGAGGACGAGGCATGACCAACCCAGTTCCCCCCTCGGGATCACCGGACAAGGAGCCGGCGACCGAGGAGCGGGCCACCCGGAGCGCCACCGCCGACACCGAGCGGGCCGAGGCGGCGACCACCGCGCCGGCACCGCAGCGGGGGCCCTCGCTGGGGCAGGCGTTCCTGGCCAACCTCTGGGCGGCCAACACCTTCATGGTGACCCTGCTGTCGCTGGTCCTGGCGATGCTCGTCGGTGCGGTACTGATGATCATCTCCGACCCGGAGGTGCTGGCCACCTACAGCTACATCACCGCCCGCCCGAGCGACGCGCTCAACGCCAGCTGGACGCTGGTCAGCGAGGCGTACGCGAACCTGTTCAAGGGCGCGGTCCTCGACCCCGACGCGGTCGGCTTCCAGGCCGCGATGGGGCCGATCTCCGAGACGCTCACGTACACCGCGCCGCTGGTCTTCACCGGCCTGTCGGTGGCGCTGGCCTTCCGCGGCGGCATGTTCAACATCGGCGCCCAGGGGCAGGCCACCATGGGTGTCATCCTGGCCGCGCTGGCCGGCTTCCTGCTGCCGCTGCCGCCGGGGCTGCACCTGCTGGTCGCGGTGCTCGCCGGTGCCCTCGGCGGGGCGATCTGGGGCTTCGTGCCCGGCATCCTCAAGGCCCGCACCGGCGCCCACGAGGTGATCAACACGATCATGCTGAACTACGTCGCCACGTACTTCCTGGTCTGGTTGATCGTGCAGAACGGCATCCAGGACCCGAACCGGACCGACGCGATCAGCCGGCCCGTGGACGCCTCGGCCCAGCTGCCCCGGCTGCTCGGCGACAACCTGCGGGTCCACGCCGGCATCATCCTCGCCGTCCTGGCCACCTGGGCGGTGGCCTGGCTGCTCAACCGCTCCACGCTCGGCTTCGAGCTGCGCGCGGTGGGCGCGAACCCGGACGCCGCCCGCACCGCCGGGATCAGCGTCACCCGGACGTACGTCCTGATCATGGTCTTCGCCGGGATCCTGGCCGGCCTGGGCGGCTCGAACATGGTCCTCGGCTCGACCGCGACCGCGTTGACCCCGCTGGTAGTGGCCCAGATCGGCTTCGACGGCATCCTGGTGGCGCTGCTCGGTCGGGTCAAGCCGTGGGGGGTGGCGCTGGCCGCGCTGCTCTTCGGCGCGCTGCAGGCCGGCGGGAACCGGATGCAGTCGTACGCGGGGATCTCACTGGAGCTGGTCACCGTGCTCCAGGCGCTGATCGTCATCTTCATCGCCGCCCCCGCCCTGGTGAAGGCGATCTTCCAGCTCCGGGCGGCCCGCGCCGCGCGGCTGCAGACGAGCCTGGCGAAGGGCTGGTGACCAACATGTCCACCATGGCTGTCGAAGACGTCGCGGTCGCACCTGTCGACGCGGGGTTCTGGACGCGTACCCGCAAGGTCGGCCTGGTGCTGGTCGCGCTCGGCCTGCTCGGCGCGGTGCTGTTCGGGGCGCTCGCCACCGGCGAGCAGGCCCGGTTCACCCTCAGCGAGGACTCCGCCGGGGCCGCGCTCTCCATCCACGGTACGGTCGGCGCGGTCGCGTTCGGACTCGTCGCCCTGCTCGCCGGGGTGGCGATGCTGGCCGGCCTGCCGAAGCGCTGGTTCACCCTGGTGCTCGGGGTCGGGCTGGTCGCCTTCGTGCTCTCCTTCCTCTGCTGGCAGGTCTCGGACGCGCCGCCGGGGCAGAACTTCATGCCGCTCGTCAACATCCTGCGCGGCACCTTCGTCCTGGCCCTGCCGCTGATCTTCGGTGCGCTGGCCGGGGTGCTCTGCGAACGCTCCGGCGTGGTCAACGTGGCCATCGAGGGGCAGTTGCTGATGGGGGCGTTCAGCGGGGCGCTCTTCGGCAGCATCAGCGGCAGCGTCTGGGTGGGCCTGGTCGCGGCGGCGATCGGCGGCGCGACCATCTCGTTGCTGCTGGCCGTCTTCGCCATCCGCTACCTGGTCGACCAGGTGGTCATCGGCATCGTGCTGAACCTGCTGGCGGTCGGCGTCACCGGCTTCCTCTACGAGCGGCTGATGCAGACCGAGGCGGACCGCTACAACAGCGCTCCCCGGTTCGGCAACTGGGAGATCCCGCTGCTGTCCGACATCCCGCTGCTCGGTCCGGCGCTGTTCCAGGGCAACATCTTCCTCTACCTGGGTCTGCTGCTGGTGCTGGTGCTGCACGTCGGGCTCTTCCGGACCCGGTGGGGGCTGCGGACCCGGGCGGTCGGCGAGCACCCCACCGCCGCCGACACCCTCGGCGTCAAGGTGCTCCGGCTGCGCTACCTCAACGTGCTGCTGGCCGGGGTGGTCGCCGGCATCGGCGGGGCCTCGTACACCCTGGCGCTCTACTCGTTCACCAAGAACATGATCGGCGGTAAGGGCTTCATCGCCCTGGCCGCGCTGATCTTCGGCCGGTGGAGCCCGACCGGGGCGCTGCTCGCCGCGCTCTTCTTCGGCTTCGCCGACCAGCTCGGCACCTACCTCGGCGCGATCAACAGCATCATTCCCAGCCAGTTCCTGGCCATGCTGCCGTACCTGGCGACGATCCTGGCGGTGGCGGGCCTGGTCGGTCGGGTCCGGGCACCCGCGGCCGACGGCAAGCCGTACATCAAGGGCTGAGTGGGGGACCGGACGTGACGGAGATCGACTGGGGGCGGCTGCGCGCCGCGGCCACCGAGGTGATGCGGCACGCCTACGTGCCGTACTCGAAGTTCCCGGTCGGGGCGGCGGCCCTGGTCGACGACGGCCGGATCGTGGTGGGCTGCAACGTCGAGAACGCCGCGTACGGGGTGGTGCTCTGCGCCGAGTGCGGGGTGGTCTCCGCGCTGCACGCCACCGGGGGTGGCCGGCTGGTCGCCCTCTCCTGCGTCGACGCCACCGGTGAGCCGCTGATGCCCTGCGGCCGGTGCCGGCAGCTGCTCTGGGAGCAGGGCGGCCCGGAGTGCCTGATCGAGTCGGCAGGCGGGCCGCTGCGGATGGCCGAACTGCTGCCGCACGCCTTCGACGTGGCCGACCTGGAGGCGGTGACCGGGGAACATCCGGTGCCGGTGGTGCCGGACCGGCTGGCCGCCTGGCGGGGCCGGGGCACGGTCTTCGTCCACCCCGACCTCTCCGCCGGTCAGCAGGTCTGGACGGCCTACTGGGAACGCTCCGCCGGGGACACCGAGGGCGCCGAGACCGGGGTACTGGAGGAGGGGCCGAGCTGGGCGGCCTCGGACGAGGCGATCGAGTGGGGACTGGCGCGTACGCCCCGGGTGGTCGTGGTGGACGCGGCAGGGACGATCTTCTGGGCGGGCGAGGGTGAGCCGCCGATGGAGATCCCGGTTCGGTGGGGTGGCTGAGGTAGTGATGGGTACTTTTGCGGCGGTCGACGTCATCCGGGCCAAGCGCGACGGCGGGGTGCTCTCCGACGGGCAGATCGACTGGGTGGTGGACGCGTACACCCGGGGGGTGGTCGCCGACGAGCAGATGTCGGCGCTGGCGATGGCGATCCTGCTCAACGGCATGACCGGGCCGGAGATCGCCAGGTGGACCGCCGCGATGATCGCCAGTGGGGAGCGGTTGGACCTCTCCACGGTGCCGCGCCCCACCGTGGACAAGCACTCCACCGGCGGCGTCGGTGACAAGATCACGTTGCCGTTGACCCCGCTGGTGGCCGCCTGCGGGGCCGCCGTGCCGCAGCTCTCCGGACGCGGGCTCGGCCACACCGGCGGCACGCTCGACAAACTGGAGTCGATTCCGGGCTGGCGGGCCACCCTGGGCAACGACGAGTTCCTCGCCCAGCTGCGCGACCTCGGCGCGGTGATCTGCGCCGCCGGTGCGGGCCTCGCCCCCGCCGACCGCAAGCTGTACGCGTTGCGTGACGTCACCGGCACCGTCGAGGCGATCCCGCTGATCGCCAGCTCGATCATGAGCAAGAAGATCGCCGAGGGCACCGGCGCACTGGTGCTGGACGTCAAGGTCGGCTCCGGGGCGTTCATGAAGTCCGTGGCCGACGCCCGTGAGCTGGCCCGGACCATGGTGGAGCTGGGTGGCGCGCACGGCGTCCGGACCGTCGCCCTGCTCACCGAGATGTCCACCCCGCTCGGCCGGGCCGTCGGCAACGCCGTCGAGGTCGCCGAGTCGGTCGAGGTGCTGGCCGGAGGCGGCCCGCCCGACGTGGTGGAGCTGACCCTGGCGCTGGCCCGGGAGATGCTCGACGCCGCCGGCCTGCCCGACGCCGACCCGGCCGCCGCGCTGGCCGACGGGCGGGCGATGGACAGCTGGCGGGCCATGGTCCGGGCCCAGGGCGGTGCCCCGGACGCCCCCCTGGCCAGCGCGAACGAGGTCGAGGTGGTACGCGCCGGAGCCGACGGGTACGTCGCCGCCGTCGACGCGTACGCCATCGGGGTGGCCGCGTGGCGGCTCGGTGCCGGCCGGGCCCGCAAGGAGGACCCGGTGGTCGCCGCCGCCGGGGTGGTGCTGCACAAGCGGCCGGGCGAGGCGGTGCGGGCCGGTGAACCGCTGTACGAGCTGCGCGCCGACGACGCCGGGCGGATACCCGCGGCGCTGGCCGAGGCGGCCGAGGCGGTCCGGATCTCGGCCACCGCGCCACCGGTCGCACCGTTGGTCATCGAGCGGATCGACTGAGCGGGGCGGCGTCGGTGCCGACCAGCTCAACGACTATTCTCCCTGGCCGGGGGGAACAGACCGGCGCCGGGACGACGTCAGACAGGGGTCTTCAGCCGTGACCGTACCTGCCCCCGACCCGCAGGCCGTCCGGGAGGCGAGCCTGGAGGAGCTGGAGCGGCTCCGGCTACCGCTGCCGCCCAGCCAGTTCCCGCTGGTGTGGGAGAGCGGCGACGAGATCGAGCTACGCCCCACCGGCGAGATCGAGGCCCGGATCGCGGTGCTGCACGTCATCCTGGCCCGCTGCTTCGGGATGCCGCCGCAGGCCGCGATGAGCTGGCTGCTCGGCTCGCACCTGGTCGACCTGGTCACCCCGCCGGAGTGGCAGTTCCTGATGGGCGGTCGGGGGGACCACCGCTCCTTCGTGCTGCACCACGACGCGCTCTTCTCGCTGGCCTGGGTGCTCGGCCTGACCAAGCAGCTCGACCCGACCCTGCCGGTCGACGAGCGGCTGGTGGAACGGCTGCCGCAGATCTCGGTGGGGGAGACCTTCGACCAGTGGCGGGGCCGGATCCTCGCCGCGCCGCAGCATCCGGCCGACGCCGCCGCCCTGCTCGACCTGCACTACTGCCTGGACTGGGCGTACCTGGAGTTGGAGAAGGCCGGCCGGGCGCTGCCCGGTCTGGTCGACGCGAACGCCATCGGCCAGCGCCGGTGGGCGCTGGAGTGGGCGGTGGTGCTGCGCGGCCCGTACCACGACGAGCCGCCCGGCTGGGAAGAGGTCGACCTCTCCACCTGAGGGCTCCGGCCGGTGGGTGGCCCGGCCGGTCAGCGGGGGCGGTGCACGCCGAGTCGGACGGCCAGGGTCACCGTGACCGGCTCGGGCCGGGTGGCGATCCGCTCGGCCAGCGCGCCCGGGTCGGTGTGCCAGGCGCTCGGGCCCATGCCGACCAGGGTGCCGACCTCGGCGTGGGTAAGGCTCAGCCGGCCGCGCAGCACCGTCGCGGCGACCTCGGTGAAGTGCCCGGCCAGGCTCCCGGCGACCCGGTCGGCCTTGGCCGGATCGACCCGGAGCAGCCCGAGCGCGTCGACCAGCTCGGTGAGATGGTCCTCGGCCGGCGTCACCACCAGCAGCCTGCCGTCGGTAGCCAGCACCCGACGGAACTCCGCGCCGTTGCGCGGGGCGAAGACGTTGAGCAGCACCGCGACGCAACCGTCGGCCAGCGGCAGCCGCTGCCAGGTGTCGACAAGCGCCGCCGCCGCGCGCGGATGCGCCCGCGCCGCCCGGCGCAGCGCCGGCTTCGACACGTCCAGGGTCAACCCCACGGCCCCGGGCAGCGCCGCCAGCACCGCCGCGAGGTGCCAGCCGGTCCCGCCCCCGGCATCGACCACCAGCGGGTACGCCGCCCGCCCTGGCTCATCGGTGCGGTCCGGCGGTACGGCCTCGGTCCGTGCGGCCCCGGTCCGTACGGCCTCGGTCCGTGCGGCCCCGGTCCGCGTGCTGTCGGTCGGCTCGGTGGCGGCCAGCGTGGCGGTGCGGGCGGCGTCGGTCAGGGCGGTGGAGATCGCGGCGTAGTGGCCGGCGGCCAGGAAGTCGCTGCGGGCGGCCACCATCTCGGCGGTGTCCCCGACGTGTGGGGCCCGTCCGGCGAGCAGGTTGACGTAACCCTGCCGGGCCACGTCGAAGCTGTGCCGGCGTGGGCAGCGCAGCGTCCGGGCGGTGCCGGCGACGGCCTCGGCAAGTGGCTCGGCACAGACCGGGCAGCGCAGCCGGTCGACGACGTACGGGTTCATCCGGGCCATCCTCGCAGTCGGCGACGGACCCGGTGCCCTCGACCGGCGTGGCGGTGGTGGTCCCGGCAGCGGTCCGGGCGGCGGCTGACTAGGGTCTGCCCATGGCAGCGATCTCGTACCAGGACATCGTCAAGGCGCCGAAGGCGCTACTGCACGACCACCTCGACGGCGGGCTGCGACCGGCGACGGTCGTCGAGTTGGCCGCCGAGGTCGACCACGAGCTGCCCACCACCGACCCGGAGGCGCTGGGCCGCTGGTTCGTCGAGGCGGCCAACTCGGGCTCGCTGGAGCAGTACCTGGAGACGTTCGCGCACACGGTCGCGGTGATGCAGACCGAGTCGGCGCTGCGCCGGGTGGCGGCCGAGTGCGCGCTGGACCTGGCCGCCGACGGGGTGGTCTACGCCGAGGTGCGGTTCGCCCCCGAGCAGCACCTGGAGCGGGACCTGACCCTGGACGAGGTGGTGGCGGCGGTGCTGGCCGGCTTCGCCGAGGGCAGCGCGGCGGCCGCCGCGGCCGGTACGCCGATCCGGGTGGGCACCCTGCTCACCGCGATGCGGCACGCCGCCCGGTCACAGGAGATCGCCGAGCTGGCGGTCCGGCACCGGGACACCGGGGTGGTGGGCTTCGACATCGCCGGTGCCGAGGCCGGCTTCCCGCCCACCCGCCACCTGGACGCCTTCGAGTACCTCCAGCGGGAGAACTTCCACTTCACCATCCACGCCGGGGAGGCCTTCGGGCTGCCCTCGATCTGGCAGGCCATCCAGTGGTGTGGCGCCGACCGGCTCGGGCACGGGGTACGGATCGTCGACGACATCACCGTCGGCGCGGAGCCGCAGCTGGGTCGACTGGCCGCGTACGTGCGGGACAAGCGGATCCCGCTGGAGCTGTGCCCGTCGTCGAACGTGCAGACCGGTGCCGTGGCGTCGATCGCCGAGCATCCCATCGGGCTGCTGCGGGACCTGCGGTTCCGGGCCACCGTCAACACCGACAACCGGCTGATGAGCGGCACCTCGATGTCCCGGGAGATGGCGCTGCTGGTGGAGGCGTTCGGCTACGGCTGGAAGGAACTCCAGTGGTTCACCATCAACGCGATGAAGAGCGCGTTCATCCCGTTCGACGAACGGCTCCGGATCATCGACGAGGTGATCAAGCCGGCGTACGCGAAGCTGCTCGGCCAGCGGTGACCGACGGCTGCCCCAGGCCGGCCACCCGGCGCAGCACCTCGGCGGCCCGGGTCGGTTCCGCACCGAGCGCGGCCTGTCGGCGCAGCACCTGAGGCTCGGCGCGCAGCAGCGCGATCCCGCGTCGTACCAGCAGGCCCGGGGCCTTGCGCCGCTGCGCCAGGTCGCGGGCGAGCCGGCGCAGGAAGGTCGTGCCGCGCGGCCGGCGCAGCGCGTACGCCCCGGCGAGCAGCCCCTGCCGGCGACATTCCGCGACGATCTCGGCGGCGAAGATACCTTCGGCCATGAAAAGTGGCGATCCGGTGAGTTCGAGTGTCCTTGTGTCCACTCTGCGGTCCGCGCCGAGCGCGTAGACGGGTACTTCGGCCCGGCCCTGTTGGGCCAGAAGGGCAATGGCCGCCACCGCCGCGCCCGCGTCCCAGGCCTCGGGTGAATCCCAGTCCACCAGCCCGTTACGCCGGGGCAACGTAGGGTCGTCACCGTCCTTGTAGAAGTCATCCAAACAGAGGACGGGAAGACCCGTTCGATGCGCTATGTACGACTTTCCGGAGCCGGACGCGCCGGCGAGCAAAACAACGCGATGAAGGTGTGTCATTACCGTGGGTGACTCCGCCCAGGCAGATTGCCAGCAAATTGCATCAACATCTCATCACACCGTCCGTGACTGCCAGGCTGGGCTTTCTCTTTGCGTGACGGCGTGATGGAATCTCGGAGGTCCGACCCGCCGGGTCGGTCGCTGGGCGTTGCCCTGGCAACGCGCGAAGCTGTGATCGCAAGGGCGGTGACGTGAGCAAACGACCAAAGACGGCAGGCTCCTTCCGGTCGCGGCTGCGCCCCACCGGGCGGCTGCGCGACATGCCGATCTGGTCCAAGCTCGGTCTCATCATGATCGTGCCGACCATCGCCACGGTGGTCGTGGGTACCAGCGGTCTGGTCGACCACCTGGACACGCTCAACACCGCGAACCGCGCCGGCGACCTGGCCAACCTCACCGGCTACTCGGGTGACCTGGTCAACTCGCTGCAGGACGAGCGGACCTCCGCGGTGCTGTTGCTCGGTGCCGCCAACGGCCCGACCAAGGAGCGCTACCGCGAGGCGTACGGTCAGGTCAACCAGCGGGTGGACGACGCCAAGGGCCCGTACTCCCAGCAGCGTTCCGAGGTCGACGACCTGCCGAACAGCCTCGACGTGCTGCTCAACCGGATCGACGAGAACCTCACCGAGCTGCCCGGCACCCGCAGTCAGGTCTTCAACGGCCGACTCAAGCTGACCGACGCGGTCCGCACGTACGAGGTGCTGATCAAGGACCTGCTCGACATCCGCGACTCCGCCGCGCAGCTGGCCGGGGACAACGACCTCGGCGAGCGCATGCGCGCCGCCGCGGCGACCGCCCAGTCCAAGGAATGGCTGTCCAAGCGCCGGGTGGTGGTCCACCGCGCGCTCATCCAGCAGACCCTCAACCCGGCCCTGCGTGAGGACTACATCGCCACCGGCACCGGCCAGGACCAGTTCCTGGAGAGCTTCTTCACGGTCGCCAACGAGGCCGAGGAGCAGTTCTACACGGCCACCGTCGCCGGCCCCGACCTGCGCGAGGCGGACAACTACAACGGTTGGATCAAGAGCAACACCACCGAGAGCATGGCCGACGCGCCCTTCGGACCGGACCAGTGGGACGGCGCGATGACCGCCAACGCCAAGCTGATGCGGACCGTGGAGACCAAGCTCGACGGTGACGTGGTCCGACAGGCCGACGCGATCCGCTCCGACGTCCAGCGTCAGGTCTTCCTGGAGACCGGCCTGCTGCTGAGCATGCTGCTGCTGGCCATCCTCTTCGCGTACCTGGTCGCCCGCTCGATGGCCAGGTCGCTGCGGGAGCTGCGCCAGGGCGCGCTCAACATCGCCCAGTACGGCCTGCCGCACGCGGTGGCCCGGCTGCGGGATCCGCAGCTGACCGGCCAGCTCTCCCCGGTGCAGCTGGCCAACCAGATCGCCGAGCCGCTGCCGGTGCG
Above is a window of Micromonospora yangpuensis DNA encoding:
- a CDS encoding DUF4272 domain-containing protein, giving the protein MTVPAPDPQAVREASLEELERLRLPLPPSQFPLVWESGDEIELRPTGEIEARIAVLHVILARCFGMPPQAAMSWLLGSHLVDLVTPPEWQFLMGGRGDHRSFVLHHDALFSLAWVLGLTKQLDPTLPVDERLVERLPQISVGETFDQWRGRILAAPQHPADAAALLDLHYCLDWAYLELEKAGRALPGLVDANAIGQRRWALEWAVVLRGPYHDEPPGWEEVDLST
- a CDS encoding ABC transporter permease translates to MTNPVPPSGSPDKEPATEERATRSATADTERAEAATTAPAPQRGPSLGQAFLANLWAANTFMVTLLSLVLAMLVGAVLMIISDPEVLATYSYITARPSDALNASWTLVSEAYANLFKGAVLDPDAVGFQAAMGPISETLTYTAPLVFTGLSVALAFRGGMFNIGAQGQATMGVILAALAGFLLPLPPGLHLLVAVLAGALGGAIWGFVPGILKARTGAHEVINTIMLNYVATYFLVWLIVQNGIQDPNRTDAISRPVDASAQLPRLLGDNLRVHAGIILAVLATWAVAWLLNRSTLGFELRAVGANPDAARTAGISVTRTYVLIMVFAGILAGLGGSNMVLGSTATALTPLVVAQIGFDGILVALLGRVKPWGVALAALLFGALQAGGNRMQSYAGISLELVTVLQALIVIFIAAPALVKAIFQLRAARAARLQTSLAKGW
- a CDS encoding putative RNA methyltransferase, producing MNPYVVDRLRCPVCAEPLAEAVAGTARTLRCPRRHSFDVARQGYVNLLAGRAPHVGDTAEMVAARSDFLAAGHYAAISTALTDAARTATLAATEPTDSTRTGAARTEAVRTGAARTEAVPPDRTDEPGRAAYPLVVDAGGGTGWHLAAVLAALPGAVGLTLDVSKPALRRAARAHPRAAAALVDTWQRLPLADGCVAVLLNVFAPRNGAEFRRVLATDGRLLVVTPAEDHLTELVDALGLLRVDPAKADRVAGSLAGHFTEVAATVLRGRLSLTHAEVGTLVGMGPSAWHTDPGALAERIATRPEPVTVTLAVRLGVHRPR
- a CDS encoding cytidine deaminase, which translates into the protein MTEIDWGRLRAAATEVMRHAYVPYSKFPVGAAALVDDGRIVVGCNVENAAYGVVLCAECGVVSALHATGGGRLVALSCVDATGEPLMPCGRCRQLLWEQGGPECLIESAGGPLRMAELLPHAFDVADLEAVTGEHPVPVVPDRLAAWRGRGTVFVHPDLSAGQQVWTAYWERSAGDTEGAETGVLEEGPSWAASDEAIEWGLARTPRVVVVDAAGTIFWAGEGEPPMEIPVRWGG
- a CDS encoding thymidine phosphorylase — protein: MGTFAAVDVIRAKRDGGVLSDGQIDWVVDAYTRGVVADEQMSALAMAILLNGMTGPEIARWTAAMIASGERLDLSTVPRPTVDKHSTGGVGDKITLPLTPLVAACGAAVPQLSGRGLGHTGGTLDKLESIPGWRATLGNDEFLAQLRDLGAVICAAGAGLAPADRKLYALRDVTGTVEAIPLIASSIMSKKIAEGTGALVLDVKVGSGAFMKSVADARELARTMVELGGAHGVRTVALLTEMSTPLGRAVGNAVEVAESVEVLAGGGPPDVVELTLALAREMLDAAGLPDADPAAALADGRAMDSWRAMVRAQGGAPDAPLASANEVEVVRAGADGYVAAVDAYAIGVAAWRLGAGRARKEDPVVAAAGVVLHKRPGEAVRAGEPLYELRADDAGRIPAALAEAAEAVRISATAPPVAPLVIERID
- a CDS encoding ABC transporter ATP-binding protein, with protein sequence MDLTVEPGEIHALLGENGAGKSTLMNVLYGLYQPDEGEILVDGKALSLKGPADAIAAGIGMVHQHFMLVPVFTVTENIMLGAEQVRGGVAGFLDRRRARREVAEVSERYNLRVDPDAVIEDLPVGIQQRVEIVKALTRDVDLLILDEPTAVLTPQETEELLTVMRSLKAAGKSIVFITHKLGEVKAIADRITVIRRGRTVGTASPEASRDELAALMVGRSVRLTVDKQPAAPGRPMLEVSGLVVDDDRQVRAVDGVDLTVRAGEVLGVAGVQGNGQTELIEAVMGLRPVLAGTISLDGQPVAGWSTKKVLRAGVGYVPEDRSVDGLVKEFTVAENLVLDIYDQPPFGRGLALRPEAIASSAKERIDQFDVRTSSADAPVGTLSGGNQQKVIVARELSRPLKLFIAAQPTRGVDVGSIEFIHSRVIRERDVGTAVLVVSSELDEVIGLADRIAVMYRGRIIGVVGPDTPREEIGLLMAGITPDTTGTSEDEA
- a CDS encoding adenosine deaminase → MAAISYQDIVKAPKALLHDHLDGGLRPATVVELAAEVDHELPTTDPEALGRWFVEAANSGSLEQYLETFAHTVAVMQTESALRRVAAECALDLAADGVVYAEVRFAPEQHLERDLTLDEVVAAVLAGFAEGSAAAAAAGTPIRVGTLLTAMRHAARSQEIAELAVRHRDTGVVGFDIAGAEAGFPPTRHLDAFEYLQRENFHFTIHAGEAFGLPSIWQAIQWCGADRLGHGVRIVDDITVGAEPQLGRLAAYVRDKRIPLELCPSSNVQTGAVASIAEHPIGLLRDLRFRATVNTDNRLMSGTSMSREMALLVEAFGYGWKELQWFTINAMKSAFIPFDERLRIIDEVIKPAYAKLLGQR
- a CDS encoding ABC transporter permease; protein product: MSTMAVEDVAVAPVDAGFWTRTRKVGLVLVALGLLGAVLFGALATGEQARFTLSEDSAGAALSIHGTVGAVAFGLVALLAGVAMLAGLPKRWFTLVLGVGLVAFVLSFLCWQVSDAPPGQNFMPLVNILRGTFVLALPLIFGALAGVLCERSGVVNVAIEGQLLMGAFSGALFGSISGSVWVGLVAAAIGGATISLLLAVFAIRYLVDQVVIGIVLNLLAVGVTGFLYERLMQTEADRYNSAPRFGNWEIPLLSDIPLLGPALFQGNIFLYLGLLLVLVLHVGLFRTRWGLRTRAVGEHPTAADTLGVKVLRLRYLNVLLAGVVAGIGGASYTLALYSFTKNMIGGKGFIALAALIFGRWSPTGALLAALFFGFADQLGTYLGAINSIIPSQFLAMLPYLATILAVAGLVGRVRAPAADGKPYIKG